The sequence below is a genomic window from Lelliottia sp. JS-SCA-14.
ACAAAACCCCCAGATTTTCATCCAGGGGTTATCGGGATACTTCGCGGAAATTAGGCTTCGATAGCGGCGCGAAGTTTTTTCATGGCGTTCTTTTCAAGCTGACGCACACGCTCAGCGGAGACGCCGTAGCGGTCGGCCAGTTCCTGCAGCGTGGACTTGTTGTCTTCGTCCAGCCAGCGGGCGCGGATAATCGCCTGACTACGCTCGTCGAGACCTTCCATCGCGTGGGTGAGCTTATTCGCGGCCTGATCTTCCCAGTTATCCTCTTCGATGCCGTCGGCAAAGTTAGAGGTTTTATCCTGCAGATACAGAACCGGTGCCATCGGCTGGCTATCCTGCGCATCGTCGTCAGAAGACATATCAAATGTCATATCCTGAGCGGCCATACGGGATTCCATCTCACGCACGTCTTTGCTGGATACACCCAGCTCACGCGCCACCATTTCGACTTCATCCTGGTTGAACCAGCCCAGACGCTGCTTGGCTTTACGCAGGTTGAAGAACAGTTTGCGCTGTGCTTTGGTCGTGGCGACTTTCACAATACGCCAGTTACGCAGGA
It includes:
- the rpoH gene encoding RNA polymerase sigma factor RpoH, producing the protein MTKEMQTLALAPVGNLESYIRAANTWPMLTAEEEKELAEKLHYQGDLEAAKTLILSHLRFVVHVARNYSGYGLPQADLIQEGNIGLMKAVRRFNPEVGVRLVSFAVHWIKAEIHEYVLRNWRIVKVATTKAQRKLFFNLRKAKQRLGWFNQDEVEMVARELGVSSKDVREMESRMAAQDMTFDMSSDDDAQDSQPMAPVLYLQDKTSNFADGIEEDNWEDQAANKLTHAMEGLDERSQAIIRARWLDEDNKSTLQELADRYGVSAERVRQLEKNAMKKLRAAIEA